A DNA window from Parabacteroides johnsonii DSM 18315 contains the following coding sequences:
- a CDS encoding RNA polymerase sigma-70 factor, with the protein MGNASLDIDHYQHIYTEYAPMLMRFAEKFVSGFFAEDIVHDVFLKLWDKQVFRLPESDLKRVLYVSVRNACLDYLRRMNMEQEIIDHRALQLKLDELDFFEASDELFMRKDLLDLLMKKVAELPERSQEVFRMSYLEGLKAAEIAERLNLSVRTVENLLYRSLLYLRKNCSNLFLLIFLL; encoded by the coding sequence ATGGGGAATGCATCTTTGGACATAGATCATTATCAACATATTTATACGGAGTATGCCCCGATGTTGATGCGCTTTGCGGAGAAGTTTGTTTCCGGCTTCTTTGCAGAAGATATTGTTCACGATGTATTCCTGAAACTGTGGGACAAGCAGGTGTTCCGCCTTCCGGAGAGTGACCTGAAACGGGTGCTTTATGTCTCCGTACGGAATGCCTGCCTGGATTACCTCCGCCGGATGAATATGGAGCAGGAGATCATCGATCACCGTGCCCTTCAGTTAAAATTGGACGAACTTGATTTCTTTGAAGCTTCCGACGAACTTTTCATGCGAAAGGATCTGCTCGATTTGCTGATGAAAAAGGTTGCCGAACTGCCTGAAAGAAGCCAGGAAGTCTTCCGTATGTCCTATCTCGAAGGTCTGAAAGCGGCCGAAATAGCAGAACGCCTGAATCTCTCCGTCCGAACGGTCGAGAACCTGCTTTATCGTTCCCTCCTTTATCTGCGCAAGAACTGTTCGAATCTGTTCCTGCTTATCTTTCTTTTATAA
- a CDS encoding FecR family protein, with amino-acid sequence MENEHSELIIGYLQGRLQGRSLDDFYAWVNESADNKKLFFETKALYEACAPSRDVSEIHDSWLRLLHKRKSRQRKRFTLLTRISTYAAVAIFAAAITSTVFLFFSREYDGWITSYVGGDGLEADVVVLPDGTRVSLGTRTSFSYDSRYGQSERVVQLEGEAYFEVAKDKDKPFIVNTKEQSIKALGTKFNVSAYPTDSLLTTTLLEGSVLLTTQSLLHPTVLRPNEQFVYNKKTQSALLQQVDANRFVSWTTGYYYFPEQSLDAILYRLSHVYGVQFTVKSEALNRRTFTGTFYRGQSIKDIMEIIHLSIPIRYKIDDHHVIISEI; translated from the coding sequence ATGGAAAACGAACATTCGGAATTAATCATCGGGTATTTGCAAGGACGGCTGCAAGGTCGGTCTTTGGACGATTTTTATGCCTGGGTGAATGAAAGTGCAGACAATAAAAAACTGTTTTTCGAGACGAAAGCACTTTATGAAGCCTGTGCACCTTCCCGTGATGTTTCTGAAATACACGATAGCTGGCTTCGCCTTCTCCATAAGAGAAAGTCCCGCCAGCGTAAAAGGTTTACCTTGTTAACGCGCATAAGTACTTATGCGGCTGTGGCAATCTTTGCCGCAGCCATTACTTCTACTGTATTTCTATTTTTTTCAAGAGAATATGATGGCTGGATTACCAGCTATGTAGGTGGAGACGGGCTTGAAGCGGATGTAGTTGTCTTGCCGGACGGAACCCGTGTCAGTCTCGGAACCCGGACTTCTTTCTCCTATGATTCCCGTTATGGTCAATCCGAACGTGTCGTGCAACTGGAAGGAGAAGCTTATTTTGAAGTCGCCAAAGATAAAGATAAGCCATTTATTGTCAATACGAAAGAGCAATCTATCAAAGCGCTCGGAACAAAGTTCAACGTCTCTGCTTATCCGACCGATTCACTTCTGACTACAACACTGCTGGAAGGTTCCGTCCTGTTGACCACGCAGAGCTTGTTACATCCTACGGTATTGAGGCCAAACGAACAGTTTGTCTATAACAAAAAAACGCAATCAGCCCTCCTGCAACAAGTCGACGCCAACCGGTTCGTTTCGTGGACAACCGGATATTATTATTTCCCCGAACAAAGTCTTGATGCTATTCTGTACCGGTTGAGCCATGTCTACGGCGTGCAGTTCACAGTCAAGTCGGAAGCCCTGAACCGGCGGACATTTACAGGGACTTTCTATCGCGGGCAGAGTATCAAAGACATCATGGAGATTATCCATTTGTCAATCCCGATCCGGTACAAGATCGATGATCATCATGTAATAATATCAGAAATCTAA
- a CDS encoding oligosaccharide flippase family protein, whose product MIQLLKDKSNIMQAFWLGFGRLSSFALAFVSAAILSRFLSKEDYGTYKQIMYLYASFSLIFMAGLPETLTYFLPKLKKEEQKYLVLQFEIIFIFLGLLFSSCLYFGSSTIAEILNNPTLADALKIYAPVPLLLMPTFTMESIYMNEHKSHYQAIYLIFSRFMVLCGITLPVIFYQASCQVALHGLVFSSACMLIVALFLIAKPYKGYHCQRSHLNIRDVIGYSIPLLSADFALMLFNSADQFFISRYFGEAVFAEYSNGFIQFPLATMVSGSVLTVLIPMFSQANTTKKLNEAIRSWQNAIRKTCLLLYPILVFCFFFATEIVTFIYGKNYTCSAIYFQIILISNLFNIYPFLPLLLALKKLKVYSSFYFLSALSIWVTEAIGIRLFSSPIAIACISITNTILLVVVFYLYIKRELQTTVFTSRILLFLSKVLFHSLLTASLIYWSTSAFQESYPPLITLLMAFLLFYLVLVASSRLFGLNYMSILVHLFNSFTNKNHGRSN is encoded by the coding sequence ATGATCCAACTGTTAAAAGACAAAAGCAATATTATGCAAGCCTTTTGGTTAGGTTTCGGAAGACTTAGCTCATTTGCATTGGCTTTTGTCAGTGCAGCGATTCTGTCCCGTTTTCTTAGCAAAGAAGATTATGGGACCTATAAACAAATCATGTATTTATATGCATCTTTTTCATTAATCTTCATGGCAGGTCTTCCGGAAACACTTACCTATTTTCTGCCAAAATTAAAGAAAGAAGAGCAAAAATACTTAGTTCTCCAGTTTGAAATAATATTCATCTTCTTAGGATTGCTGTTTTCTTCTTGCTTATATTTTGGCTCCTCTACTATTGCTGAGATATTGAATAACCCAACCTTGGCAGATGCACTAAAAATATATGCGCCGGTCCCCTTGTTGCTGATGCCGACTTTCACTATGGAAAGCATTTACATGAACGAACATAAAAGCCATTATCAAGCGATTTATCTTATTTTCTCGCGATTCATGGTTTTATGCGGTATTACACTTCCAGTCATTTTCTATCAGGCAAGTTGTCAAGTAGCTCTTCATGGCTTGGTCTTCTCGTCTGCTTGTATGCTCATTGTGGCTCTATTTTTGATAGCTAAGCCATACAAAGGATATCACTGTCAGAGAAGCCATTTGAATATACGAGATGTCATTGGCTATTCTATTCCTTTGTTGAGTGCAGACTTTGCTTTGATGCTATTCAATTCAGCCGATCAGTTTTTCATCAGCCGATATTTTGGAGAAGCTGTTTTTGCCGAATATTCCAATGGATTCATACAATTTCCTTTAGCAACTATGGTGTCAGGAAGTGTCCTAACTGTATTGATACCAATGTTTTCACAAGCCAATACTACTAAGAAACTAAACGAGGCTATCCGATCATGGCAAAATGCCATCCGAAAAACCTGCTTGTTGCTCTATCCGATCTTAGTATTTTGTTTCTTTTTTGCGACAGAGATTGTTACGTTCATTTATGGGAAAAACTATACTTGTTCGGCCATTTACTTTCAAATCATACTTATTAGCAATTTATTTAATATTTATCCATTCCTTCCCCTTTTATTGGCACTCAAAAAGTTAAAAGTATATTCATCTTTTTACTTCTTATCTGCCTTATCCATCTGGGTAACGGAGGCTATTGGGATTCGTCTCTTTTCTTCCCCGATTGCTATTGCTTGTATATCAATTACCAATACAATCTTGTTAGTAGTCGTGTTTTACCTTTACATAAAAAGGGAGTTACAAACAACTGTGTTTACAAGCAGAATTTTGTTATTTCTGAGCAAGGTGCTATTTCACAGCCTATTGACTGCCTCTCTGATTTACTGGAGTACATCGGCCTTTCAGGAATCATATCCACCATTGATTACCTTGCTGATGGCATTTCTGCTTTTTTATTTAGTGCTCGTCGCAAGCAGTCGCTTGTTTGGACTCAATTATATGAGTATTTTAGTACATCTTTTTAATTCTTTCACAAACAAAAATCATGGACGTTCAAATTAA
- a CDS encoding TonB-dependent receptor yields the protein MNNQRIVVSLNLKRTIKIMKLTVLMLAVCLSNVVASTYAQTATLNVSAKNETLEKVLKQIEKQSEFLFFYNLEEINKNEKISINEKNANIQTVLDAIAAKTGLKYTIKDRHIVLTSEPAPASTAAAQQDRKVTGTVSDAFGPVAGANVIQKGTTNGTTTDMDGNFSIEVPANATLQISFIGYIPQDIVVKNQSVINVLLKEDTQALEEVVVVGYGTMKKKDMTGAVASVKMDDTPVATVSTVSHALAGKAAGLQVSTISAQPGGQSTFRIRGAASSDKAGNDPLIIIDGFPVNSPGSLDSGNQYSGGNKDNILASINPNDIESIEVLKDASSTAIYGARAGNGVIIVTTKRGKSGAAKVQYSGSASVQQIAKSYEMLDASGFMSATNDYTREQWMRTNGVGIYGGKEATDPSLPALTLPYTDAQIANPANNTNWFDEISRLGFQTSHNLSITGGNDNTKYLVSGNYFNQNGVIKNNGMTRYSLRANLDQKLSKYVKMGINLTATRNEYDNVPLGSGQNENAGILVSAAQFNPALPVRDENGNYSMNSDASFLPNPVSLLDITDKTTQERLLANAFFEVRPIDGLLLKANFGIDRNYQKLKQYMPTTTLYGQRENGAASIAQGDNSDYLMELTANYTKQVGDHNFNALVGHSYQLFTYEMFSGKSNDFITDGFLYNNLGAGNAKRPTVESSATKSRMASFFGRLNYTFKDRYLLTATLRADGSSNFASGERWGFFPSVAAGWRFTEEEFLAPLRSVLSNGKLRLSYGETGNSNVGDKAYSYYKVGNNNIFGSSMINGVYLDQFGNSVLTWETAREWNVGLDLGFLDGRINVTAEYYHKVVSDLLNEQTLLSYNEVNKIIANVGKTQSQGFELTINTTNIRNKDFEWTSDLTFSLYRDKWKERDPKWKPNAYDQYNGWMRYYSGYLSDGLVQVGETIDHMPGALPGQVKIKDIDGYVYEADGSIKVDKHGIPMKTGKPDGKLDDADKVIYGSADPGYLFGFNNTLRWKNFDFNVYFYGQFDKLSAGSYKKQWLSNNVNDLRRGYNQPTSISDLWSSSNPNGTLPGYFQTESAYGVGDYYYEKTWFIRCRNITLGYNIPIKTSKHILSNIRVYFDVNNPFTITPYTGLDPETDISSSESAPSQLQWAYPNVRTYSFGLDITF from the coding sequence ATGAATAATCAACGTATAGTTGTTTCTCTTAACCTGAAAAGAACTATAAAAATCATGAAATTAACCGTGTTAATGTTGGCTGTTTGTCTGTCGAACGTGGTTGCTTCCACCTATGCACAAACTGCCACTCTAAATGTTTCAGCTAAGAATGAAACGTTAGAAAAAGTGTTGAAACAGATCGAAAAGCAGTCTGAATTCCTGTTTTTCTATAATCTGGAAGAGATCAACAAGAATGAAAAGATCTCAATTAATGAGAAGAATGCCAATATTCAGACTGTGTTGGACGCCATTGCTGCTAAAACAGGACTGAAATATACTATCAAGGACCGTCACATCGTCCTGACTTCCGAACCGGCTCCGGCTTCTACCGCCGCCGCACAACAGGATCGTAAGGTGACCGGTACTGTAAGCGATGCATTCGGTCCTGTTGCCGGCGCAAACGTTATCCAGAAAGGTACGACTAATGGTACGACTACCGACATGGATGGAAACTTCTCCATTGAAGTTCCGGCTAACGCGACTTTGCAAATTTCCTTTATCGGATACATTCCGCAGGATATTGTTGTGAAGAACCAGAGTGTGATCAACGTTCTGTTGAAAGAAGATACGCAGGCTTTGGAAGAAGTAGTCGTTGTCGGTTACGGTACAATGAAGAAGAAGGATATGACAGGTGCGGTTGCCTCTGTAAAGATGGATGATACTCCTGTAGCGACAGTGTCTACAGTTAGTCATGCTTTGGCTGGTAAAGCTGCCGGTTTGCAGGTCAGCACGATTAGCGCCCAGCCGGGTGGACAATCAACATTCCGTATTCGCGGTGCTGCTTCTTCTGATAAGGCAGGTAATGATCCGTTGATCATTATTGATGGTTTCCCCGTGAATTCCCCGGGCTCATTGGATAGTGGTAACCAATATTCGGGAGGTAATAAAGATAATATCCTGGCTTCTATCAATCCAAACGATATTGAGTCTATCGAAGTGCTGAAAGATGCAAGCTCGACTGCAATTTATGGTGCCCGGGCTGGTAACGGTGTGATCATCGTGACTACAAAACGAGGTAAGAGCGGAGCAGCTAAGGTGCAGTATTCCGGATCGGCTTCTGTACAGCAGATTGCCAAATCTTATGAAATGTTAGACGCTTCCGGTTTTATGTCGGCAACAAACGATTACACTCGTGAACAGTGGATGCGTACGAACGGTGTTGGCATTTATGGAGGAAAAGAGGCTACAGATCCTTCTTTGCCGGCTTTGACGTTGCCTTATACGGATGCTCAGATTGCCAATCCGGCTAATAATACGAATTGGTTTGATGAAATATCCCGTTTAGGTTTTCAGACATCTCATAACTTGTCTATAACAGGTGGGAACGACAATACGAAATACCTGGTTTCCGGAAACTATTTTAATCAGAATGGGGTGATTAAAAATAATGGAATGACAAGATACTCCCTTCGTGCCAATTTAGACCAGAAATTGAGCAAATATGTAAAGATGGGGATTAATTTGACGGCGACACGTAATGAATATGACAATGTGCCTTTAGGTAGTGGCCAGAATGAAAATGCGGGAATCCTGGTTTCTGCGGCTCAGTTTAATCCGGCTTTACCTGTTCGGGACGAGAATGGTAATTATTCGATGAACTCCGATGCCTCTTTCTTACCGAACCCAGTTTCACTGTTGGATATTACAGATAAAACGACTCAGGAACGTTTGTTGGCAAATGCTTTTTTTGAAGTTCGTCCGATCGATGGTTTATTATTGAAGGCAAATTTCGGTATCGACCGTAATTATCAGAAACTGAAACAATATATGCCTACGACGACTCTTTATGGACAACGTGAAAATGGTGCGGCTTCTATTGCGCAGGGTGATAACTCTGACTACTTGATGGAATTGACAGCTAATTATACGAAACAGGTAGGCGATCATAATTTCAACGCTTTGGTTGGTCATTCTTATCAGTTGTTTACGTATGAAATGTTTTCTGGAAAAAGCAATGACTTCATTACAGATGGTTTCTTATACAATAACTTGGGTGCGGGTAATGCGAAACGTCCGACGGTCGAATCGAGTGCGACCAAATCTCGTATGGCTTCATTCTTCGGTCGTTTGAACTATACGTTTAAAGATCGTTATCTGCTGACAGCTACATTGCGTGCCGATGGTTCTTCTAACTTTGCTTCAGGTGAACGTTGGGGGTTCTTCCCTTCAGTTGCTGCCGGATGGAGATTTACGGAAGAAGAATTCTTGGCTCCTTTGAGAAGTGTATTGTCTAATGGTAAATTGCGTTTAAGCTATGGTGAAACAGGTAACTCCAATGTAGGAGATAAAGCATATAGTTATTATAAGGTAGGCAACAACAATATCTTTGGCAGTTCCATGATTAATGGTGTCTATTTGGATCAGTTCGGAAACAGTGTTTTGACTTGGGAAACAGCCCGTGAATGGAACGTTGGTCTGGATTTAGGTTTCTTGGACGGACGTATTAATGTGACTGCTGAATATTATCACAAAGTCGTTTCCGATTTGTTGAACGAACAGACTCTGCTGTCTTATAACGAGGTAAATAAAATCATTGCAAACGTGGGTAAAACTCAGAGCCAAGGTTTTGAATTGACAATCAATACGACTAATATCCGTAATAAGGACTTTGAATGGACATCAGACTTGACATTCTCTCTGTATCGTGACAAGTGGAAAGAACGTGATCCGAAATGGAAACCTAACGCTTATGACCAATATAACGGATGGATGCGTTATTATTCCGGCTATTTGTCAGATGGTTTGGTCCAGGTAGGTGAAACGATCGACCATATGCCTGGTGCATTACCCGGACAGGTAAAGATCAAAGATATCGACGGATATGTTTATGAAGCCGATGGTTCCATTAAGGTCGATAAACATGGTATTCCGATGAAGACTGGAAAACCTGATGGTAAGCTGGATGATGCAGATAAAGTGATCTACGGATCTGCCGATCCGGGCTATTTGTTCGGGTTTAATAATACTTTGCGTTGGAAAAACTTTGATTTCAATGTTTATTTCTATGGACAGTTTGATAAACTCTCTGCCGGAAGTTATAAGAAACAATGGTTGAGTAATAACGTTAATGACTTGCGTCGTGGCTATAATCAGCCTACTTCAATATCGGATCTTTGGTCTTCCAGCAATCCGAACGGTACGTTACCCGGATATTTCCAGACTGAAAGCGCATATGGAGTCGGTGATTATTATTATGAAAAGACTTGGTTTATCCGTTGTCGTAATATTACTTTAGGTTATAATATTCCAATTAAGACTAGCAAACATATTCTGTCTAACATACGTGTGTACTTCGACGTGAACAATCCGTTTACGATTACTCCGTATACAGGTCTTGACCCGGAAACTGACATTTCAAGTTCAGAAAGTGCTCCATCTCAGTTGCAATGGGCTTACCCGAATGTTCGTACTTACAGCTTCGGTTTGGATATTACATTCTAA
- a CDS encoding M20 family metallo-hydrolase: MYYDAIDLLKGMISRPSFSREEGEVADFLKKSWEKAGYKVNRKGNNLWLIAPGFDLDKPTLLLNSHIDTVKPASGWTKDPFKPEETEDERLYGLGSNDAGASVVSLYEAFRVLSGKEQPYNLIFLASCEEEVSGKNGLESALADLPPISFAVVGEPTGMQPAIAEKGLMVLDCVSTGKAGHAARNEGINAITLAMKDIEWFNSYQFPEKSDFLGPVKMSVTIIHAGTQHNVIPDRCEFTVDIRTNEFYPNEKLFELIKPQVGCEIKARSFRLNSTRTDLQHPFVRRAVMMGKEPFGSPTLSDQALMHFPSVKIGPGNSARSHAADEYIGLMEIREAIDMYVKLLDGLQLV, from the coding sequence ATGTACTACGACGCAATAGACCTATTAAAAGGGATGATTTCACGTCCTTCTTTCAGCAGGGAAGAGGGAGAAGTGGCTGATTTTCTCAAGAAAAGTTGGGAAAAGGCCGGGTATAAGGTGAACCGCAAGGGGAATAACCTATGGCTAATTGCTCCTGGTTTTGATTTGGACAAGCCTACCTTGCTGCTTAATTCGCATATCGACACTGTCAAGCCGGCTTCGGGCTGGACCAAAGATCCGTTTAAGCCAGAGGAGACGGAAGACGAACGTCTGTACGGTCTCGGCAGCAACGATGCCGGCGCGAGCGTAGTTTCTCTTTACGAGGCATTCAGAGTGTTGTCAGGAAAGGAACAACCCTACAACCTGATCTTCTTGGCTTCATGCGAAGAAGAAGTTTCCGGTAAGAACGGGCTGGAAAGTGCTCTTGCCGACCTTCCTCCCATCTCATTCGCCGTTGTCGGCGAACCGACTGGTATGCAACCTGCCATAGCCGAAAAGGGGCTGATGGTCCTGGATTGCGTAAGTACCGGTAAGGCCGGACATGCCGCCCGGAACGAAGGGATCAATGCCATCACGCTCGCTATGAAAGATATCGAATGGTTCAACAGCTATCAATTCCCGGAAAAAAGTGATTTCCTCGGACCGGTGAAAATGAGCGTAACGATTATCCATGCCGGTACACAGCACAATGTCATTCCGGACCGCTGCGAATTTACCGTCGATATCCGGACAAACGAATTCTATCCCAACGAAAAGCTGTTCGAACTGATCAAGCCTCAGGTCGGCTGCGAAATAAAGGCCCGCAGTTTCCGCCTCAACTCTACCCGTACAGATTTGCAACATCCGTTCGTACGTCGCGCCGTCATGATGGGGAAAGAGCCTTTCGGTTCGCCTACTTTAAGCGACCAGGCCCTCATGCACTTCCCTTCCGTAAAGATCGGACCGGGAAACTCCGCCCGTTCCCATGCCGCCGACGAATATATCGGCCTGATGGAGATACGGGAAGCAATCGATATGTATGTGAAGTTATTAGACGGACTACAACTGGTATAA
- the ribF gene encoding riboflavin biosynthesis protein RibF, which yields MIVVRDTETLKGKRLVATIGFFDGVHLGHRFLIHELKQVAEAAGLPSAVITFPEHPRAVLHADYQPKLLNSFEEKLKHLASTGIDYCIVLDFTLELSRLTAKEFITTVLADRLHVDTLLIGYDHRFGHNREDGFEQYVTYGKNYGIRVIKASQYSEGEAAVSSSEIRKLLAECRVEEAAHLLTYPYGLRGSIVSGYKVGRKLGFPTANIQVDEPFKIIPGIGVYAVRVYLNEQRYKGMLYIGNRPTLDNGDNITLEVNILNFSGDIYNNEITVAFIQHVRGDIKFNSLDQLIDQLKKDRETVDRILTE from the coding sequence ATGATAGTTGTAAGAGATACGGAGACATTGAAAGGGAAAAGGCTGGTAGCCACTATCGGCTTTTTCGATGGAGTTCATCTGGGACATCGTTTTCTGATTCACGAACTGAAGCAGGTGGCCGAGGCCGCTGGATTGCCTTCCGCCGTCATTACGTTTCCCGAACATCCCCGTGCAGTCCTGCACGCCGACTATCAGCCTAAGCTGCTCAATTCGTTCGAAGAGAAATTGAAACATTTGGCATCCACCGGGATCGACTATTGTATCGTGTTAGACTTCACTCTCGAACTATCCCGCCTGACGGCAAAAGAGTTTATCACGACCGTATTAGCAGACCGGTTGCATGTGGATACTTTGCTGATCGGCTACGACCATCGCTTCGGGCATAACCGCGAGGATGGCTTCGAGCAATATGTAACGTATGGTAAGAATTACGGCATCCGGGTGATCAAAGCTTCGCAATACAGCGAAGGTGAGGCGGCCGTCAGTTCGTCCGAAATACGGAAACTCCTTGCGGAATGCCGGGTAGAAGAGGCGGCTCATCTGCTGACTTATCCTTATGGGCTGAGGGGAAGCATCGTCAGTGGTTATAAGGTTGGCCGGAAATTAGGTTTTCCGACCGCCAATATCCAGGTAGACGAACCTTTCAAGATTATTCCGGGTATCGGCGTATATGCCGTTCGGGTCTATCTGAACGAACAGCGCTACAAAGGAATGCTGTACATCGGCAACCGCCCGACTTTGGACAACGGTGACAACATCACACTGGAAGTAAACATCCTCAACTTCTCCGGCGATATCTACAATAATGAAATAACAGTCGCGTTCATACAACACGTACGAGGCGACATCAAATTCAACTCCCTCGACCAATTGATCGACCAACTGAAAAAAGACAGGGAAACGGTGGATAGAATATTAACGGAATAA
- a CDS encoding adenine nucleotide alpha hydrolase family protein: protein MDVQIKLYRNKWISGNGIHSIGWASTPDTCYPDKAFHQFIESQIDPNTFGADDAYQLANTLNGSYALVITTHQSVFLIADRTRSYPLIYLKNKGVLYITDDFLSLKADYVLKPTVDISQAETFLLSSLTFGNHTIYKEVFGIQAAEIVELSKQNETAKSKRYFRYTLNTENKQQLITKEEINKQNEIFAHVFQRMSDSAPTVHNWIVPLSGGHDSRMIINQIHKLGIKNVICFSYGEVNNRQAQLSQRVANALGYPWYFVEYTAEKWYQIRQTADFNRYFDFAFNGISNPHIQDLLAVYELNKQGVFHPDDIFVPGHTFDFITGSQCLRNIKELQSEKDVINYLRYCINQWSYKTRPKHLLKEITDMIRQTPLPYNNFTEYFYWQEWHCKFLLNSVRVYEYFGFDWRAPLWDQELVKYWQSLHVDYKLYRNFLYECEQQGLYNEPLRSIPFDFQMNPKARTIDKLLRLIPYTFIRKIKHYIRPQAIHLDDGLHHVYAHQKTILKDQATYNSCPKALQNYLKPYKNRPLCWFPDNDNNSMYALREQFKQEVFS, encoded by the coding sequence ATGGACGTTCAAATTAAGTTATATCGAAATAAATGGATATCCGGAAACGGAATTCATAGCATCGGATGGGCTTCTACTCCTGACACTTGCTATCCGGATAAAGCCTTCCACCAATTTATCGAATCGCAAATTGATCCGAACACATTCGGCGCAGATGATGCTTATCAATTAGCAAACACACTCAATGGGAGCTATGCTTTAGTAATTACCACACATCAAAGCGTCTTTTTAATTGCAGACAGAACACGGTCATATCCCTTAATCTATCTAAAAAATAAGGGTGTCCTATATATCACAGATGATTTTTTATCTCTAAAAGCCGATTATGTACTCAAACCTACAGTGGATATTTCTCAGGCCGAAACATTCCTCCTTTCAAGTTTGACGTTCGGAAACCATACGATTTACAAAGAGGTATTTGGCATACAAGCTGCCGAAATAGTAGAATTATCTAAACAAAATGAGACTGCCAAGTCAAAACGTTATTTTCGCTATACGCTAAATACCGAAAACAAGCAGCAACTCATAACTAAAGAAGAGATCAACAAGCAAAACGAAATATTTGCCCATGTTTTCCAACGAATGTCAGATAGTGCTCCGACCGTACATAATTGGATTGTACCTTTAAGTGGAGGGCATGATTCTCGTATGATTATCAATCAAATACATAAGCTGGGAATTAAAAATGTGATTTGTTTTTCATACGGAGAAGTCAACAATCGGCAAGCTCAATTAAGCCAACGAGTGGCTAATGCATTAGGGTATCCTTGGTATTTCGTTGAATATACTGCTGAAAAGTGGTATCAAATACGACAAACTGCCGATTTTAACCGATATTTCGACTTTGCTTTCAACGGAATAAGCAATCCGCATATACAAGATCTGTTAGCAGTATATGAACTGAACAAACAGGGTGTTTTCCACCCTGACGATATTTTTGTTCCAGGACATACATTCGATTTTATCACAGGTTCTCAATGTCTAAGAAATATAAAAGAACTACAGTCGGAGAAAGATGTTATCAATTATTTGAGATACTGCATCAATCAATGGAGTTACAAAACACGTCCCAAACATCTTTTAAAAGAGATTACTGATATGATCAGGCAAACCCCTTTACCTTATAATAACTTTACAGAATACTTCTATTGGCAAGAATGGCATTGCAAATTTTTATTGAACAGTGTCCGTGTATATGAATATTTCGGATTTGATTGGCGTGCACCTTTATGGGACCAAGAGCTGGTTAAATATTGGCAATCGTTGCACGTAGACTACAAATTATACCGCAATTTTCTATATGAATGTGAACAACAAGGACTATATAATGAACCTCTACGCTCCATCCCATTTGATTTTCAAATGAATCCAAAAGCTCGCACAATAGACAAACTGTTGCGTTTGATTCCCTATACCTTCATTCGCAAAATTAAACATTATATTCGCCCGCAAGCCATACATTTAGATGACGGGCTGCATCATGTATATGCTCATCAAAAAACAATCTTAAAAGATCAGGCTACCTACAACTCTTGTCCCAAAGCATTACAAAACTATTTGAAACCGTATAAAAATCGACCTTTATGCTGGTTCCCAGACAATGATAACAATAGTATGTACGCTTTGCGAGAGCAATTTAAACAGGAAGTTTTTTCCTAA